CAATTAAGCGTCTCCTACTTCAAATTGGATGATTAATTAGAGCTTGTGTGTCAATAGTCGTCGACGAGAGTCTGTGAAAAACGACGGCTGCCGCTGTTACCCATCAACGACTGCCTTGGAGTAACTACGCAAAGATGTAAACAATGCTAGATTCTTATCGCTCCAACTTACTTGCCAACTCTTACTTACGTACTAGCTCTAATTAACTCgggcttcatttatttcacgaaaaatgaattgtttgaatttttctaaaaatgttcttttgcatcgcttacaaaaatgaataaataaattatttttcaattgtcaacaaaaatgtttagatagataaattgttgtcgataaggAAACATcttccattgactaattatttcaattgatacaaacgattattttaaaattttccaaatcaattatgTTGTGCGAAACAAAAGagttgcaaaaaaattaatgatgtgaaaaatatttttataaaaattaatcgTCTATATCGATTACAAAAATAAGTGAAcgaaatctttttttatttcaatgtccacgaaaatatttaatcataaattattGACGAAAAAGAGATGTTTtacattgattaattatttcaagcaatgtaaatgatcatttttcggaaaataattttttaattatattttttggcgAAAGCAAACGGAGCCTTTAACGATAATTATAAAGACCTTTTTCAGCTTCACCCTCAGATATCAAATATCTTCCCGTCATTTCAAAACAcatgcttctcttcttcatgGACACCTGTTACTCCATGTCGTCAACCTCGATTTGAGCTTTGAGTCAGAGCGACTATTTGCCACAAATTTGAGGTCGGCCACGATCGCGAGGGCATCCGCACCCACGGCCAAGGAGTCGCAAAGCTGTGTCTCATATTTGAGTTCTGCAACAGAGCTCGGTCAAATTAAGGTCGTCTGACCTCAAGCCAGGCCCGCCACCGTTGCCAGCCTCGAATATGAGGTGCACCATGGCCGTGACAGCGGCACACGGTCAAGTGATCGATACACGTTGATGGGCGTGTCGAACCCGTCTACCATGAGGAAGAGAGGAGCGGGTGGATAGGTTCTTTAGAGTGCGGTGACGACGATTTGATCAACTACGTTACATAATGCAAGGTCGAGTATAAAAATGTTCCTAATACTTCTCAAGCACAAGCACAGAAATCCAAGGCAAGAGGACCGACTGCATTCGCTGAAGATTATCATCAATTCAAGCACTGGAAGTGTGGATCAAGCTCGCGCAAAGCCACCCATATTTACATCTAATGCTAAACCGAAACCCGGGCCAAAACCGGGATGTTAAAAGCAGTAAACAGAAGGTGCAAACTAGTTTTACGGTTGCAAACGAATGAATGCTCTTCTCGATGAACACCCTTACACAGACTCCGAGAGCTCCGAAACGGAAGCCAGACCCTGCATCAGCCTGACGATCTCCGCTGTATCGTCCAGATAGTACTTGGCCTTGCTCGGCTGACGGCAAACGGTACACGCAAACACCTCCGCGTCGGGAGCGATGGTCGAATTGGCCACGGAACTAGTAATCACCTCGAACATGTCCTCGTCGGATCTGTCGTCGCCGATGCACAGGACGAAATCCGGCGTCATTCCCCTCTCTTGCATGGCAGACAACAATCGCTTGGCGACAATTCCCTTGCTCACTCCCTGCACCATTCAGAATTTCACTTAAGGCATTATCGGCATTACGAGGCTTCTCTGAATCTTTCTTTGCTTCTCTAAGAGTAGCGTTAATAGTGAAAATTACTGGGAATTTCAAAGGCCTGTAACTGAAGGGATTAAACAAACCCCCCACCACAAAACAACAagacaaagcaaaacaaaaagaaggcgTTCAGTTCCTTAGAGAATTATTCCTATACAATTTCCATTTGCTTATGGAAACACTCCTTTTACATCAGTGGGAGAGTGGCCAGACTCAATTGAACATATAAAGATGTACTAACCTCTCTTTTCTACAGAGAAAATTGGGTGAAGTTACTATGCCATAGTCGGCACCCGAGTACTTTCATAGGATAGAGCACATGACAAAGCCAAGGCTAATCTAAGTAAACACCATAACCCCAACTCCGATTCACCTTGTTAATGCCATGGACGCAAATATATAGTGGATAAAGGCAGGTCATATTTATGCTCCGGCTGGTATATTCAAACTTCGATTTTCTCTGGTTCAGTCAAGTATAGCATAGCGCGGCTTAGGTTTCTAGTAGCACAAAATATAGACAAATTACTATTCTATTTCACTCTAGAAGACCTAGGCTTTAGTAGTCGTATGACTCGTATTAGATTTGTGGAATAGAAGAAGACCCTTGACTTGATACTCTATTAGTAAAGCGTTAGCACCCCTATAGAGTAAGGCGCTCTTTTGGATAGCTGCGAAGCCTTCCAATGTCGGTATGGAGACAGCATAGACAATATGCCCCAAACAAGTTCTCATACCAATGCTTGCAGCAAATAAATAATGCATGGCTAGACAAGAATGCAACACAGACCTGTGGCTTAACCTCCACCGTGTTTTGCCCACTCTTCACAGTCACTGGTTCATTGGCAAGCACACTTTCAAGATGGTCAAGAAGTTCCTTAGCCTGGCACGATCCAAAGTCTGGATCTGCATCTTCATAGGACCAAACAAGTGCAGTTTCTTTGTTTTCGATGGTCGAGCCATCGGTTGTCTCGGTGTAGAGGTTCATAACTGGTTCCGCGATCTGTTTCCAGGTACAGTCTGCAACTGGAACACACGTCTCCCAATCTGCATCTCGGTTCATCCTAAAAAGCACAGAAAAGAACGAGCTAAAAAAAGGCTCACCGGTCTTGAAAAGCGAAGCACATTAAATAcgcattttcatatttttcacactGACTTACCTTAAAGGGAagacaaactcaaaagaaaagtAATGCTCACCTCAAGAAGTAACCGTGCTCAGCAGCTATCCCTAATCTTCTGCAAGGAGTGAACCACTCAGCTAGCATCTCCCTGGTTCTAGCACTGACAATAAGTACCATGTTGTTCTTATCTCGGCAGAGACTATTTACGATCTCAACCGATTTCTGAGTCGGCTTCTTGTCAATGGAACCTTGGGGCATCAAAGTACCATCGTAGTCCAGAAGTATAGCCCTCGTCGTGGTCCTTTTGTAAGCTGACACTATGTGCTCCATGACAAGCTTCCTGAAATTCAAATCCAGCGCAACTACTCTAAAACTGAGCCCGAACCCAATGCCCCAGCACCTCCTGCGAGAGTGATCTCGACACGTTCTCTCCAAATCCTGAAGGAAACTGCGGGCCCAGTATCCAACATGATGCGTGCTGACATACTTATAATGCTTTTCATGACGGAGCTGCTTCTCCCCTTCCGGCATTTCCAAGGCGCAGTCCATCGCATCAGCCACGGCATCTATATTCCAAGGATTTACCCTAATTGCTCCGCTCAAGGATGGCGAACACCCTATGAACTCAGAGACGACCAGCATGCTCTTTTTAGGAGTTGAAGGTTTCAAGCCAAAGACCTCGTCCAGTTTCTCGTTTCCTTGGCGACTGATTATGTACTCATAAGGAATGAGATTCATCCCATCCCTGACAGCTGTTACCAAACAACACTCGGCAACAACATAGTAGGCAATTCTCTCGTAAAACTTAAGAGGCTGGTCGATCAACACTACTGGCTCATAACCCGGTCTGCCAAAAGTTTCGTTGATACGTTTCACGGTGGAATAAGTTTCTGCTTGCACTTCCTTCACGTCCTTCCCTTTGCCCCGAGCCGGATTAGCTATCTGCACTAAAACAACTTTACCCTCATACTCTGGGTGTTGAACTAGGAGTTGCTCCATGGCCAACAGTTTCAAGCTAATTCctttaaaaatatccatgtcatcTACACCGAGCAACATTACCCTACCCTGACCACAGAACTGCTTAATAAGTTCGCCCACCTTGGCTTCGGTCTCAGGAAGGCTTAAAACTGACTGCAATTGTCCCATGTGTATCCCAACCGGAAGAATTTTAATACTGACAGTCCGACCATAATAGTCTAGACCTATATAACCCCTCTTCGATTCATAGGTAAGACCAAGCATCCGACTACAACAAGACAGAAAATGGCGTGCATAGTCGAAAGTGTGGAACCCTATCAAATCAGAATTCAGGAGAGCCCTCAGAAGCTCCTCCCTGATCGGCAATGTCTTGTAAATCTCCGAAGAGGGAAACGGGCTATGAAGGAAGAACCCAAGCTTCACTCTATTGAACCTTTTCCTCAAGAAAGTCGGCAACACCATCAAATGGTAATCATGTACCCAAACGAAATCATCCTCCGGATTAATCACTTCCATGATCCTATCAGCGAAAATCTTATTGACTGAGACATAAGCCTGCCACAAGGACCGGTTGAACCGACCACCGAGGTCGGGCGACAAAGGCAACATGTAATGGAACAATGGCCACAGCTGTTGCTTGCAGAACCCGTGATAGTATCTAGTAAACAAATCAGAGGGCAAAAAAGTCGGGACACATCTAAAAGTTTCAAGTAGTATTTGAGAGACCTCTTCCTGCTCACTAGGGTGGATATCTTCCTTAAGACAACCAACATAGATAAACTCAGTGTCAttatcacctaaaccatcttTCAACAGGAGGAGCAGAGAGTTCTCATCCCAATTAAAGGTCCAACCTCTATCATTGCTATCCGATTTCCGCTGAGCTCGGATGGGCAGCTGATTGGCCACAATGATAATCCGGTCCCGTTGGGTCGATGACGAGGACGGGTCGGAGCACGACCCCTCCCACCGGTTGTCGTCGTCGACGTCCGAGATGATGCTCGCAACCGTCATGATGCGCGGGATCCGGCGGCTCATCCGGCTGAACGACGGAGACTCGCCGGAGGCGAGCTCCAGCAGGTTCGAGTAAGATCTAGACACCATCCCTTACAGATAACCCCCCAAAAATCTAAACAAGGGCTTCTAAGCAAATATAGACTGGACTTCAAACATACTCACATACAAGAGCAACCCCATCCACTCAAGAAATGAATCTGAAGCAACCCAGTTAAACTAAAACGAATAAAAAATCCAGAGAAGAAGAGGGCAAGTGGTGAGTACGAAAAAGGAAGCGGAAAGAATACCCGGGTCAAACGCTAGATTGGAAAGAGGCAGAACTAGCAGCGAAGCTAGCCAAAGATTTTGACGGAATGAACCAAATTTGGACGATGGACAAACGAGCGAGCGAGGGAGAAAAGCGAAGGGAATAGATTCAGATCAAAACGGCTAAGGCCGTCACAaatccacagagagagagagagagagagagtgaagaagaGAGATGTTATCGGCGATGGAGACCTTGGAAgtatcgagagagagagagagagagagagagagaaaagaaaagggcaaagcGATGATGCAGAAATCTCGGGAGCTTGCAAGAAAAGACGGAATTTTTCTGCTGTGGGCTTGTGAAGTGGCGAGAGACGGAGAGTGACCAGGAACAATTAACGCAGCAACACCACCGCCCCCTCTACAGGAGAGCAAAAATTaaagaggaagaacaagaaTGGACGAAGACTGCCGCCCGAccggaaccaaaaaaaaaaaaatcggcgaAATGCAAAGTCGAAGAAGAAACGATACAGCTGGAAGTCACGTTGGCCCTCCGCCAAGTCACCCGCTGTGTGGGACCCGCCCACTGACAAATCCCCCTCTTTTTCTAAATGCGGGAGATCGGAGTGGATAAGAACGAGGGGGCAAcggaaggggagagagagagagaggggggggccAAGCGTGGTGGGTTCACGCCACGTGGTGCTGTACGGTTCCTTCTCATTTTCCGAATTTCATTccgctcttttcttttcttttttcctgttaTATTTTTGCATAAGGGTTATTATGTCACTGTGTTCAAAAGTAAGACTTGGATCATCAAGCGATTCTAATATCCGTGATTAAACATGGCTTGATTTGAAATAAATGTAATTTCCAACCCTCCTCCGTGGCACACATTATTATTAACACAATCAGGACActgcaaaaataataataataataataataataataataatttgatctctaaactttcgAAAATATTGATCGCGAATAACATAAAACGCTACGATCCATCTAAAATCGTACGACCCGAACTAAGCAGTTGAATGATGCGAACGATTCATTGCCAAAAATGTTTTTCCGTTCTTTCATATAACAAAAAGCGTTTCAAGTACTGCCCCTTGAAATATCTACATGCGCATACAATTGTATGTGTACGAGGTTAATTAATTCGCGACTTCGACATGTTAGGTCGATGATGCGGTCCGAAATGCGACATTTCCTTTTCAGCAGCGCGCTTAAACGGGGGTGGGTTAGGGTAGGGATGTCTTGAAATAATTTTGTAACAGCGATGAAGTGAAGATAAGGGAAAAtagtgtggagagagagagaagggattatTTAATTAGATGGATAGAGATGAGCACGTTTCCCCTGGgaagagatagagatagagatagagagagaggataaGGTTTGGTTTTCGTCCAGTGTTGGGCCATAGAGTAGGGTGGGGCTTTTGTGATTGGTTCTTGGGAAGactcccttttatttttatttttatttttatttttattttttggggtggggTCGTATGATCCGACGGTGGAATTTCGGGGATCGTTCCCCGCAGCCCCGTGGGATTGTTGCAGTTTTCCCCCGCTGCTTCCTGTGTTTCTTGTCTCTTCCATCCGACGTCTAGGGCTTCTCCACTGCCCCACCCTCGTTAGATAAGGCGGGAGGATTCACGTCACGTGCGTTGAGCTACGCGTgtaaattatgttaaaaaaaaaaatctcacatcgaaaaattgactaatcgaattagaaaaatcttaaattagaGAATTTATGTGGTGGTGTGTAGTGCGGTGCGGTATAAATCAATTAATACATTATAATTAGTCCGTAACTCATTGAAGTAAGCTTTTCGGTGAAGGTAGATCCAGTTTGATATATTGACGAGCTCCGAAGGCTATCTCTTGACGAGCTTTCCAAGTGAAGGCATCAGCTTGCGGCAGTAT
The genomic region above belongs to Rhodamnia argentea isolate NSW1041297 chromosome 6, ASM2092103v1, whole genome shotgun sequence and contains:
- the LOC115756708 gene encoding alpha,alpha-trehalose-phosphate synthase [UDP-forming] 6 — encoded protein: MVSRSYSNLLELASGESPSFSRMSRRIPRIMTVASIISDVDDDNRWEGSCSDPSSSSTQRDRIIIVANQLPIRAQRKSDSNDRGWTFNWDENSLLLLLKDGLGDNDTEFIYVGCLKEDIHPSEQEEVSQILLETFRCVPTFLPSDLFTRYYHGFCKQQLWPLFHYMLPLSPDLGGRFNRSLWQAYVSVNKIFADRIMEVINPEDDFVWVHDYHLMVLPTFLRKRFNRVKLGFFLHSPFPSSEIYKTLPIREELLRALLNSDLIGFHTFDYARHFLSCCSRMLGLTYESKRGYIGLDYYGRTVSIKILPVGIHMGQLQSVLSLPETEAKVGELIKQFCGQGRVMLLGVDDMDIFKGISLKLLAMEQLLVQHPEYEGKVVLVQIANPARGKGKDVKEVQAETYSTVKRINETFGRPGYEPVVLIDQPLKFYERIAYYVVAECCLVTAVRDGMNLIPYEYIISRQGNEKLDEVFGLKPSTPKKSMLVVSEFIGCSPSLSGAIRVNPWNIDAVADAMDCALEMPEGEKQLRHEKHYKYVSTHHVGYWARSFLQDLERTCRDHSRRRCWGIGFGLSFRVVALDLNFRKLVMEHIVSAYKRTTTRAILLDYDGTLMPQGSIDKKPTQKSVEIVNSLCRDKNNMVLIVSARTREMLAEWFTPCRRLGIAAEHGYFLRMNRDADWETCVPVADCTWKQIAEPVMNLYTETTDGSTIENKETALVWSYEDADPDFGSCQAKELLDHLESVLANEPVTVKSGQNTVEVKPQGVSKGIVAKRLLSAMQERGMTPDFVLCIGDDRSDEDMFEVITSSVANSTIAPDAEVFACTVCRQPSKAKYYLDDTAEIVRLMQGLASVSELSESV